TTTTGCAACTTGGCTATGGTGGCGTCAAAACGAACCTTGCCACGCTCAATTTTCTTTTTGGCCTTATTGATAAGCGAGTAGGGGATGCCGTTCTTTTGGGCGACTTCAAAAGTAAAAGAGCTACCGGCCTGGCCTAAAATCAATTGAAAAGTGGGTTCTAGCGTTTTACCGTCAAAAAGCATATTCGCATTGGTGGCATGGGGCAACTCATTGGCCAAGGCCTTCAAATTGGCGTAATGTGTAGTGATAACCCCGTAGGAACCTCGTTCATAGAACACTTCCAAAAAGGTTTCCGCCAGTGCTCCTCCCAATTCCGGGTCGCTCCCCGTTCCAAATTCGTCAATCAGAAATAATGTTTTCTCATTACAACGTTTTAGGAAATGGTTCATGTTTTTGAGTCGGTAACTGTACGTACTTAAATGATTTTCAATGGATTGATTATCTCCAATATCCGTCAAAATCTTATTGAAAAAACAAACTTCGCTGCGTTCATGGACCGGAATCAACAAGCCACTTTGCAGCATTACTTGCAATAGCCCAATAGTTTTTAAAGTGATACTTTTCCCCCCGGCATTGGGCCCCGAAATCACAATAATTCGATTTTCCGAATGTAATTCTATGGTCTGGGGAAAAGTCTTTTCCCCTTTTCTTTTGTTGCTTAAAAAAAGTAGAGGATGAAAGGCATCTCGCAGATACAATCTCCGATCTTTATTCAGTTTGGGCTTTAAAGCATTGATATCTTGCGCGTATTTGGCTTTTGCGGCCGTGACGTCTACTTGGGTCAGATAATCTTGATAATCGCTTAAAAGGGCTCTAAATGGTCTAATTTGATTGGTAAGCTGATTCAGGATGCGCTGTATCTCTTCCTTTTCTTCAAACACCAGGTTGTTCAGCTCCCTGCTATAACGTAATGTGGCTTCTGGTTCAATATAAACGATACTGCCCGTTTTTGAGGTGCCCATCACCGCACCTTTTATTTTTTTGCGGTACATGGCCTTTACGGCCAGTACACGCCGGTTCTCCACCACAGACTCACGAATTTCATCCAAATAATCGGAGGATTGATAGGTTCCCAGTGCAGCGCTAAAGCTTTGGCTGATTTTGCCACGTACTTGGTTCATCTGTCTTCGTATACTCAATAGATTGTCAGATGCGTTGTCCTTTACCTCGCCAAAACGATCGATGACGTTGTTTACAAGAAGGGGTATTTCCTTGTTGGGCTCCAATTCCAAGGCAAAATCGTGTAGTAGCGGAAAATATTCCCTGAATTTTTTAAAAAATGTTTGATGCCCAAGCACGGTCTCACAAATACTCGAGATGCGTCTGAAACCTTGTAGTTCCAACGTGGTGTTTTCAATCTTGAGAAGCCTAAGCTCGCCCGTTATACTGTCAAAACCGTGGTTGGGAATTTTGTTATCGCTTATGAGT
This window of the Maribacter cobaltidurans genome carries:
- a CDS encoding endonuclease MutS2; protein product: MANIQSKTLQDLEFPKVLQQVSARCNTVLGKEASLEIAPLTNEEVMENSLGQTSEYLSSLISDNKIPNHGFDSITGELRLLKIENTTLELQGFRRISSICETVLGHQTFFKKFREYFPLLHDFALELEPNKEIPLLVNNVIDRFGEVKDNASDNLLSIRRQMNQVRGKISQSFSAALGTYQSSDYLDEIRESVVENRRVLAVKAMYRKKIKGAVMGTSKTGSIVYIEPEATLRYSRELNNLVFEEKEEIQRILNQLTNQIRPFRALLSDYQDYLTQVDVTAAKAKYAQDINALKPKLNKDRRLYLRDAFHPLLFLSNKRKGEKTFPQTIELHSENRIIVISGPNAGGKSITLKTIGLLQVMLQSGLLIPVHERSEVCFFNKILTDIGDNQSIENHLSTYSYRLKNMNHFLKRCNEKTLFLIDEFGTGSDPELGGALAETFLEVFYERGSYGVITTHYANLKALANELPHATNANMLFDGKTLEPTFQLILGQAGSSFTFEVAQKNGIPYSLINKAKKKIERGKVRFDATIAKLQKERSKMAETGSKLKEEEAKAREEAERLEKLNAKIKSKLENYQELYDHDQRMIQLGNKVNVAADKYFQNNKKRPLISELLRIVETENSKRKKKSAAEAKKERAKKAEVAQEVQKEVKVIREKKKVEKKKAIQKEKNKPKPVLKVGDRVRMLDGKAVGTIDSLEKGKAIVNYGMFTTNVSVDQLDLVEK